The nucleotide window GCCAGACCCGAAACCCAGGCAGGTCCCATAATTTGCCGGTAGAAGCAAGTGGCCGCCGCCACTAAACCGGCAAACCATAAAAGGCTGTGCAAATGCATCAGCGAGGGCCAATCGGGCCAGAGCCGGTAATCCAGCCACATGGTCAGGGAGCTGAGGTAACGAAAAAATTCAATACGAAAATGAGGGGATGTCCACCAGGGAAGAACCCCCAGGTCCATAAGGCGGCGAATCGTTTCAGAGTCACCGTTAAAGAAGGTAAAGGCGGAAAAGATTTTAAGGTGCCCGGATTTAAAAGGGGAGAGGCCCATCATAACCGTTCGATGTAAATGGTCATCTAATTGCCAGCCCAACCAGAGGGCCGGCAGGGTCAGTATCATGGCCAGCAGGGCCAGATGAAAGGCCAGACGGGGATGGATCAGCCAGGTGGTCCCCATGTGCCAAAGACGTTTCCACCGGGAGGGTTTTACGATCTCCTGGGACAGCGGCGGCAATTGGGCGATCCTCTTTTCGGTCTCGATCTTGTGATGAAGAAAGTGTCTTGTTTTCACATCAGTGATGGGGGGCTCAGATTAAAGAAATCTTCAAGGGGCAGGCCTTGTGCTCCGATCAACAACTTTTTAGAAACAGGGAACTCTTTTGCGAAGGCATCGATCCCGGGCAGACTTGTCTTCTGGCCCCCGCTTTTTACTTCAATAACAGTAAGCTGCTTTCCCCTATTGAGGACAAAATCGACTTCCCGGTTGCGACCCGCCCAGTAATAAACCTTTATATCCGTTCCGGTGGTCCCGTTCACAAGTGCCCCTCCAACCGCGGTCTCGACAATCCTTCCCCAGAAATCCGGATTTTTCCGGGCCTCCTGATAATTGAGGGGTGAAGCGGCGGTCATGAGGGCATTATTAAGGGCAATAAACTTTGGGCTTGAACCACGCCGTCTTACTTCCCCCCCGGCATATTTTGGAAGCCCCGTAATAAGTCCCGCCCCCTTGAGGAGTTCCAGATAATGAGCTAAAGTTACCGTATTTCCGGCATCCTGTAATTGACCCAGCATCTTTTGATAGGAAAGAATCCGCCCGGAATAATGACATCCAAGGTCGAAAAGACGGCGCAAAAGTGCAGGCTTGTCAACCCTGGTCATGAGGAGTACGTCACGGGAGACGGTCGTTTCAATGAGGGAATCGTGTATATACCTCGCCCATCGCTCCCGATCTCGGGTAAGGGGCACAGCCCCAGGATATCCTCCATAATACAGGAACTTCTCAAGACCCCATCCAAAGGCATCGCGCATTTCAGGAAAAGACCAGTGGGTGACCGGTATGGTTTCAAACCGTCCTGCCAGGCTTTCGGTAAGTCCCTGCTGAACAAGCAAAGGAGATGAACCGAGAATAAGGACATGAAGCCGGACTTTCTTGACCGTATCCTGATCCCAGAGGTATTTCACCGTTTCCGACCAGCCGGGTATCTTTTGTATCTCGTCGAGGATCAAAAGACCCCTTTGGCCTTTTTGGCCTGCACCGATCATTAATCGGGCATTGTCCCATTGTTGTTCTATCCATAAGCGGTTTTTCAAGGCAGGTTCATCCGCCGAGGTATAATGGGTTTTCCCAGGATATTCTTCCATGATCTGATGGGCCAGGTTGGTTTTTCCACTCTGTCTGGGTCCTGCCAGGACCTGTAAAAATCTTCTTGGCTCAGTCAGACGCGCCAGTAAAACCTTAAAGCAAGGTCGCTTATACATTTTTACCCCTTATCAGCGCTATGACAAATTACTCAGTATAGTGAGCAAATATACTCAGGAAAGAAAGTAAGGTCAAGCCCTATTTTCGACCTCCACTCTGGATTACGAAGCGGGAAATGTTTTCTCTGCCCAGGTTTTTACGCCCTGTCCGTTTTTCTGAATCGTCTTGGATGGCAACTTATGGGAAGTCGTCGGCGGTGTTTGGGGGGGGAGGGTTGAAAAATCGGCATCAGCCTCCTTGCCAATATGGAGTAAAATGGAAACGATCTTTCGATTATATTGATGCCTATAACGCCGTGTTCATGAGATACCATCTAACCAACGAGATTTTTTTATGTTATGAAGTTTTTAAGCACCGGCCGGCCTTGGCCTGAACACTTTGAATTTTACTCTCCATCCTGGATTCGGGGCCTTGCCGGTAATCGAATTTGACCTGGAGGCTGATTCGGCCGGAATCCTTTTCCAGGGCCCGGAAGCAACGGGTCAGCAAGGCCTGAAGATCATCCCATTCCCCTTCCACCACCGTGCCCATGGGGTTCAGGCGATAATTCAGTCCGCTTTGATCAACGAGGGTCAAAATCCGGGCCACATAATCACTGAAGCTCGGCCCTTTGTCTAAAGGGATCATGGAAAATTCCATCAAAGTCATATAAAGGCTCCTTTAGTTCGAAAATTAAAAAATTCAGGCTATAGGCACGAGGCTATAGGCTATAGGCGAAAAAAGCCCAAAAACCCATTTAATTTTGCCCATCGCCTATTGCCCATCGCCCATAGCCCCTAAAAAATATTTTCATGCTTCATGGCGTTCCTTTAAATGTCTTTTCACTTTTTTTTCTTCCTAAACAGATCGGCCATGGTTCCCAATTTTCCGGTCTCTTTCACCTGATCCTGGTATTCATTGTACTCGGCCCGGTCCTGATTATCCAGAACCGACTGCCTGGAAAGCGAAATCCGGCCCTGATCATCAATTTTGATGATTTCCACCTGGATTTCATCGCCTTCTTTGAGGCCTTTTGGTGAGCGCCCCGTTTCGGAAACCTCTAACTGGCTTTTATGCAGGAGTCCCCGTTGATGGGAGCCCAGTTCGGGAAGGTCGACAAAGAAGCCATAAGGTTTTATGGAACGGACCACCCCTTTGACCAACAACCCCACTTGCAGGGTCTGAGGGCCCCGGGCTTGCGGTCCGGACGGGATTGATCCTCCTTCGGAGCCTTCCATTGGACTGACCTGGTCCGCTTTAACCCTTCTTCGAATCACATCGCCGGTGCGGATCGTTTCCAGGGTCAGGGCATCGGTTTCCAGATCCGATATTGAGGGGGCCTCTTTGATGGAAAGAGATATCCGCCGTTGTTCTTTATTGATCTCCAGAACCTTTACCACGATCTCCTGGTCTTCTTTGAGCATTTCCCGGGGATGACGGATATGTTTGTGGGCTATTTCGGATATATGCACCAGACCTTCCAGGCCCGGGCCTACTGCGACAAAAGCCCCGTAAGGGGTCAGATTTCTAACCACTCCTTTGACCAGATCGCCGTCCAGGAAGGGAAGCTCTGTTTCCCAGGGATCCGGTTCCAGGGCCTTCATAGACAGGCTGATCCGCTCGATTCCCTTTTCATCGGTTTCCAGATTGAGGACTTGAACAGTCACTTCCTGATCTTTCGATAAAAAATCGGCCGGGTTTTTGACCGGACTCCGGGAGATTTCCGAGATATGGATCAGTCCCTCTATCCCGCCAAGTTCGACAAAAGCCCCAAAGGGGGTCAGACGGGTCACCCGACCCGAAAGGACGCCCCCCACAATAAGTCCTTTCCGGGTTTCGGCGGCCAGGGCTTCCCGTTCCTCCTGTAAAACCGCCCGCCGGGAAAGGACAATATTCCGCCCTTCCTCTTCGAACTGGACAACCTTGAATTTTTGGGTTGTCCCGACAAATTGCTCGGGCCGGTCACAATAGGTCAGGTCCATCTGGGAAAAAGGGCAG belongs to Deltaproteobacteria bacterium and includes:
- a CDS encoding S1 RNA-binding domain-containing protein — protein: MMVQDDMDMDFAQLYEASARTSGDQSFSPGERVKGKVVLMTADTVFIDYGAKSEGWADVEEFLDDKREMTIKIGSEVELAFIGYGPSGAHLGSCLRKDAGGAGKELLRKAFESGLTIEGTVTGTNKGGLEVTISGTKVFCPFSQMDLTYCDRPEQFVGTTQKFKVVQFEEEGRNIVLSRRAVLQEEREALAAETRKGLIVGGVLSGRVTRLTPFGAFVELGGIEGLIHISEISRSPVKNPADFLSKDQEVTVQVLNLETDEKGIERISLSMKALEPDPWETELPFLDGDLVKGVVRNLTPYGAFVAVGPGLEGLVHISEIAHKHIRHPREMLKEDQEIVVKVLEINKEQRRISLSIKEAPSISDLETDALTLETIRTGDVIRRRVKADQVSPMEGSEGGSIPSGPQARGPQTLQVGLLVKGVVRSIKPYGFFVDLPELGSHQRGLLHKSQLEVSETGRSPKGLKEGDEIQVEIIKIDDQGRISLSRQSVLDNQDRAEYNEYQDQVKETGKLGTMADLFRKKKK
- a CDS encoding ATP-binding protein; the encoded protein is MYKRPCFKVLLARLTEPRRFLQVLAGPRQSGKTNLAHQIMEEYPGKTHYTSADEPALKNRLWIEQQWDNARLMIGAGQKGQRGLLILDEIQKIPGWSETVKYLWDQDTVKKVRLHVLILGSSPLLVQQGLTESLAGRFETIPVTHWSFPEMRDAFGWGLEKFLYYGGYPGAVPLTRDRERWARYIHDSLIETTVSRDVLLMTRVDKPALLRRLFDLGCHYSGRILSYQKMLGQLQDAGNTVTLAHYLELLKGAGLITGLPKYAGGEVRRRGSSPKFIALNNALMTAASPLNYQEARKNPDFWGRIVETAVGGALVNGTTGTDIKVYYWAGRNREVDFVLNRGKQLTVIEVKSGGQKTSLPGIDAFAKEFPVSKKLLIGAQGLPLEDFFNLSPPSLM
- a CDS encoding MTH1187 family thiamine-binding protein, yielding MTLMEFSMIPLDKGPSFSDYVARILTLVDQSGLNYRLNPMGTVVEGEWDDLQALLTRCFRALEKDSGRISLQVKFDYRQGPESRMESKIQSVQAKAGRCLKTS